A region from the Aegilops tauschii subsp. strangulata cultivar AL8/78 chromosome 5, Aet v6.0, whole genome shotgun sequence genome encodes:
- the LOC109748385 gene encoding uncharacterized protein, whose amino-acid sequence MAAALLAAAPSPLPPASWRRRPLLVAPPPALRRLRAPASAPPRRALAPVARAARGAAPARGGGEATEGLGQAPRDWGALPRRLVLFALLGSAALLGCRGAALAAAEDSIKASGFGLRVAASLRSLGWPDDAVVFTLATLPVLELRGAIPAGYWMRLHPVRLTVLAVLGNMVPVPFIILYLKKLATFLSQRSAWATRIMDLLFERARRKAAPVEEFQWLGLMLFVAVPFPGTGAWTGAIIASVLGMPFWSGLSANFVGVVLAGLLVNLLMNLGLKYAIGTGVLLFIVSTVMWGALRGVKKSLNTK is encoded by the exons ATGGCGGCCGCACTTCTCGCCGCCGCGCCCTCGCCTCTCCCGCCGGCATCCTGGAGACGGAGGCCTCTCCTCGTGGCCCCGCCGCCCGCTCTCCGCCGCCTCAGGGCTCCAGCCTCCGCTCCTCCCCGCAGAGCTCTCGCCCCCGTCGCCAGAGCCGCGCGCGGGGCGGCGCCCGCGCGAGGCGGCGGTGAGGCGACGGAGGGGCTGGGCCAGGCGCCCCGCGACTGGGGCGCTCTCCCGAGGCGTCTGGTGCTGTTCGCGCTCCTGGGATCCGCTGCTCTGCTCGGCTGCCGCGGCGCGGCGCTCGCGGCGGCCGAGGACTCCATCAAGGCGTCCGGGTTCGGGCTGCGGGTCGCGGCGTCGCTGCGGAGCCTCGGCTGGCCCGACGACGCCGTCGTGTTCACGCTGGCCACGTTGCCGGTGCTGGAGCTGCGGGGAGCGATTCCGGCCGGGTATTGGATGCGCCTTCACCCCGTCCGGCTCACCGTCCTGGCAGTTTTGGG GAACATGGTGCCTGTGCCATTCATCATCCTCTACCTGAAGAAACTCGCAACTTTCCTCTCGCAGAGAAGCGCTTGGGCGACCCGGATAATGGACCTCCTCTTCGAGCGGGCGCGACGGAAGGCTGCGCCCGTCGAGGAGTTCCAGTGGCTCGGGCTGATGCTGTTTGTCGCCGTCCCGTTCCCAGGCACGGGAGCATGGACCGGTGCCATCATCGCGTCCGTCCTGGGCATGCCGTTCTGGTCAGGCTTGTCCGCCAACTTCGTGGGAGTGGTCCTCGCAGGGTTGCTGGTAAACCTGCTCATGAACCTCGGTCTGAAGTACGCCATTGGCACCGGGGTGCTCCTCTTCATTGTATCAACTGTCATGTGGGGTGCCCTTCGGGGTGTGAAGAAATCGTTGAATACGAAATGA